The Paenibacillus wynnii DNA window CAAAATAAAACAGCCTATAATCCACCGGATCTGGTCCATTTGGAAGAGTTGCTCAACCAGAATAATCTTTCTGCTTTTCTTGAGGAAGCCACACAATATTTGAAAATGATGCTCAGCAATCGAACGCTTGATACCTCTGTTCTTAGCTTGTTCCGATTGGATATCGTGCAACTCATATATTCCTTTCTCAAAATGAAGGGAATCCAGGTGCATAAATTGTACACTGGCAGAACCAATGATCAATTATTAATGCATTCCTTGACTTCTATTGAGGATATGGAGGAATACCTTAAATATTTGGTAAATACCGCCATGAAATACCGCGATTTCGCCGCACAACCAAAATCCATTGTTGAGGAAATCAAACAATATATTCACGCACATTACGGGGATGACCTAACGCGGAATGATCTAGCGGAAATTGTCTATCTCAATCCTGATTACTTGGCGCGACTGTTCAAGAAAGAAACAGGGGTTTCCTTAGGCAGCTATGTTATACAAGTCCGGATCACGGCTGCAAAGTATTTATTGGAAACAACCAATAAATCTGTATATACCATTGCGAATAAGGTGGGATATAGCAACTACTCCTATTTTTCAAAGCTATTCAAGCAAGAAGTGGGCCTTCCTCCTAATGAATATAAAAAGGAGCAGCTATCCAATTCTTCTCTATAGGCTACAAAATCATAAAATAAAAACGGGCTGTCCCAAAAACCATGCAAATAGCAACTGGGACGGCCCTCTCTTTTGAGTAAGACTTAAGTTTTTGATGTAAGCGGAAACCGTTCTAAAATCTTCTCTAAAACATCAAAAAGAAACCTCTCTTTGGTAAAATGGAGTTACGACGAGCAGGCCACTACAGATCAAAAACGAAAACGAGCCAGTCTCCAATAACCCGGAGACTGCTCGTTTTTTAGCTTTTAGGCTTTGAAGATTTTTCAATCGTTCTCAGTGCTCTGCTCTAGGATTTCTCTTTAATGGCTTGCTGCTTTCAATCTTTACCTATGGCGTCTTCAAAGGAGCTTAATTTGCACATTTCCGAAAGCTTATGAGTACTGTTTACTACCTCTTCAGCCATCGCTGCAATCTCCTTTGTAGCTGCTGCCTGACTCTCTGAGGACAAGCTTGTTTTGCCAATCTGTTCGGTTATCGTCTTAATCGCAAGTTTCATTTCTTTGAGAGAGGCTTCAACTTTTTCGGCTGAAATCTGACTCATGTTAGACAATTTACTCATTTCTTGGGCAACCCCAAGCGTCGATAGCACCGCGACGCAACAGGAGATAGGCAACTATATATATAATAACGCTTCCAACATTAACTACAGCCATGATCGGGATATCATTGAAGATAAACATCACGATCCATATCGCATGAAAAATCATGGACGTTAATTTAAAAACGGGCATATCAAGTATTTCTTCGTTGTCATCAACTTTACCCAATTTACATCTTCCTATCCTCATCCTACAGTTTCTCCAAACTATAATGATGTTTAATATGCTTCGAGTATACCATATTCTATCATGAAGGCGGCTTATGATGTATATTGACCTATCGGAGTACATTCGTTAGCCATCAAGCGAGAAGTCGTCATCATCCTAACAAAAAAATAATGGTGCCTATAGGATATATTCCATAGGCACCATTATTTTTTGCTTCTTTATTGATGAGATAACACTCCATTACCAGGGGATTTCACCTTTACGGTCCGTAAAGGTTCCTGTCGGACCATCCTTACCAATGGTAGCCATTCTAACGATGGCATCTGTACCCTCTTCGACCGTTTGGAGTCCATGCCCGGTCAGGTCGGTCTTGGTTGGTCCCGGATCTACGGCGTTGACTCGAATGTCAGGCAGTCCTTTTGCATATTGCACCGTGAGCATGCTTACAGCAGCCTTAGAAGAACTATAAGCAAGCGCATTCACTCTCGATTCGATCTTATTGGGGTTCAATACCATTCCGAAAGATCCAAGCCCGCTGCCTACATTTACAATAACAGGCGCTTCTGACTTGCGCAGTAACGGAAGAAAAGCATGGGTCATGCGAACAATACCAAAGACGTTCGTCTCGTAAATTTGGCGAGTTTGGTCTGCAGTGACATCTTGAGGATCGGAAAACTGGCTCGCAATCCCTGCATTGTTGATAAGGACGTCCAGATATCCCTCTTTTGCCATGATTTCAGCGGCGGCGGCATTAACGGAGTCATCCTCGGATACATCCAGAAGAACAAACCGCGCACCAAGTTCATCTGCAGCTTTTTTGCCTAGTTCTTCGTTACGTGCGCCGATATAAACGGTATGGCCGAGTCCGATCAGCCGGCGGGCAGCTTCATATCCGAGCCCTTTGTTACCACCTGTTATTAAAGTAAGGGTCATTGGTTCAAATCTCCTTTACATTTCAATGTAAGAACACACTTACATATTAACATGCGCTATGTAAGATGTCTATTACATTAAAACTTATTATGCTGTACAATATACAGTGGAGGTGTTAATATGCCAACCCATGAGAGGGCATACCATCACGGTGATTTGAGAGAAACCCTGATCCGCACCGCTCTGGAGCTAATTTCTGAAGTCGGACTTGCCGGCTTTTCAGTTGCTAAGGTAGCTAGTAAAGCAGGGGTCTCCTCTGGAGCCCCCTACCGTCATTTTCCTGACCGGGACAGTCTGCTCACCGCAACCGGAATCGTTTTTCTTACAGAACTAACATCGATGATGCGTGCTGCTATTGACGCAGCAGGAAATGATCCGATTAACCGACTGGCTTTGACTGCCGGTGCTTATGTAAGGTATGCCGTTAAACACAATGTCGGGTTTGAATTATTTACTGCGATGAAAGGTGCGCATTTCACAGAATTTCATGAACAGAGCCGGGAAATGATTGATGTTCTTTTCTCGTTAGTTCAAGAAGCGGAGCCGCAAGCAACTTGGAGCGAGATCATCGAGTCAATGCAAGCGCATCTAGCAATAAGCCAAGGATTTGCTACTGTGTATAACCAGGGCATCTTCGCTCAGATGAA harbors:
- a CDS encoding SDR family oxidoreductase — protein: MTLTLITGGNKGLGYEAARRLIGLGHTVYIGARNEELGKKAADELGARFVLLDVSEDDSVNAAAAEIMAKEGYLDVLINNAGIASQFSDPQDVTADQTRQIYETNVFGIVRMTHAFLPLLRKSEAPVIVNVGSGLGSFGMVLNPNKIESRVNALAYSSSKAAVSMLTVQYAKGLPDIRVNAVDPGPTKTDLTGHGLQTVEEGTDAIVRMATIGKDGPTGTFTDRKGEIPW
- a CDS encoding TetR/AcrR family transcriptional regulator is translated as MPTHERAYHHGDLRETLIRTALELISEVGLAGFSVAKVASKAGVSSGAPYRHFPDRDSLLTATGIVFLTELTSMMRAAIDAAGNDPINRLALTAGAYVRYAVKHNVGFELFTAMKGAHFTEFHEQSREMIDVLFSLVQEAEPQATWSEIIESMQAHLAISQGFATVYNQGIFAQMKHTPEEIADRATTAARYLIKGRIMQ